The nucleotide window AGAGAAACACTCGATCCAATGAACTAGCCTACGCGTTGTCTTGGGAAGAACTCAAACAGCTTATGATGgaggaattctgccctcctcatgagcagCAGAAGTTAGAAGAAGAGTTCTGGACTCTCAAACAAATTGGAGATGAAAACCTTGCATACACTACCCGGTTCAAGCAGTTGTGTTTTATCATGCCTCATTTGGTGTTGACCACAGAACGCACCATTCGGAAATATATTAATGGGTTGCCTCCTACGATGCGTGATACCATCGAAGCAGCCAAACTTGACAACATCGAGGCTGTCTATCGTCTAGCAGCTAGCCTAAACAACAATCGCATTCGCGATAAACAAATTGCAACATCCACCAAGATAGCCAACCAGATTACCACTAACACTGAAGCCCAAGCAAGTGGCAGCAAAGGCAGGAAACGAAAGTTCCAACACCAAGAGTCAGTCAACAAAGTACGcgcatgctacaagtgtggagacACTACACACCTTCGCCCACAATGTCCTCTATGGAATCAAGAACGACAGCAAACCCAAGACGACAACGAAGTCACTGATGGTACGCTTTTTCTTTAACAACCCTATTACCTCGATACTCGCGTAAGGATTTGTATTTGTTAAATTTGAATCTATGTTAAACTGTACTCACTCGAAACTCCCCAAGTCATTCCTAGTCAAAATTTCTGATGGCAAGTCCATCACTGTTGATTTTACGTTTCTCGTTATTACTTCCTCGCACTCAACATCCATGTTGTGACCATTACTTTACTCTTCGTTCAGTCCTTTCTCtttaagatttcgaggacgaaatctcctaaagtaggggagactgtaacacctcgtattttcgatctttccatttttggcaagtcgacttgtactttctatttttgtaagttgtacccttgtggtatttggttttattcccaaattgtactcgagacttgaaatcataatgaaagtgcattattttattcatatttgtgtttgaatactatgtattgtcaaaacaattgataacatgttaaactatgttaaacacgtaaaaacagt belongs to Helianthus annuus cultivar XRQ/B chromosome 5, HanXRQr2.0-SUNRISE, whole genome shotgun sequence and includes:
- the LOC110943499 gene encoding uncharacterized protein LOC110943499 — encoded protein: MSSSRQFSHSPRKSKANSKKKMMTFMANQIARIVSKIVSEIQASSTPNHSGDSRVVQPKPVSFNYRHFTACNPKTFTGKDGVTAMLEWFDSIAVTFINSECPEELKVRSATGVFQARALDWWTNERNTRSNELAYALSWEELKQLMMEEFCPPHEQQKLEEEFWTLKQIGDENLAYTTRFKQLCFIMPHLVLTTERTIRKYINGLPPTMRDTIEAAKLDNIEAVYRLAASLNNNRIRDKQIATSTKIANQITTNTEAQASGSKGRKRKFQHQESVNKVRACYKCGDTTHLRPQCPLWNQERQQTQDDNEVTDGTLFL